A DNA window from Thermosynechococcaceae cyanobacterium Okahandja contains the following coding sequences:
- a CDS encoding alpha/beta hydrolase has translation MGRWQRYLLGELSWGRLLRSAILIYGMVAAYVYLRADAMIFHPPPATYELSPQMRLIPMAGGDRLALLYLPNPEASFTLLYSHGNAEDLGVIQPLLSQYRDWGFAVLAYDYRGYGLSTGTPSEANAYEDARAAYEYLTQTLQVPPAQIILYGRSLGGGVATELATQVPVAGLILESTFTSAFRVVVPFPLFPFDKFTNQAKLSQVAVPVLILHGKADDVVPFHHGQALFATAADPKFSLWVAEAGHNNFSAAAGDRHRHALQAFAQFLKNMAAAPRDLFSA, from the coding sequence ATGGGAAGGTGGCAGCGCTACCTGCTAGGAGAGTTGAGTTGGGGACGACTGCTGCGGTCGGCGATCCTCATCTATGGGATGGTGGCCGCCTACGTTTACTTGCGGGCGGATGCGATGATCTTTCATCCGCCGCCGGCAACCTACGAGTTGTCCCCACAGATGCGTTTGATCCCCATGGCCGGGGGCGATCGCCTTGCGCTGCTCTATTTACCGAACCCGGAGGCATCCTTTACCCTTTTGTACAGCCACGGTAATGCCGAAGATTTGGGAGTGATTCAGCCGCTCCTGAGTCAGTATCGGGATTGGGGCTTTGCCGTCTTGGCCTACGACTACCGCGGCTATGGCCTCAGTACGGGTACCCCCAGCGAAGCCAATGCCTATGAGGATGCACGAGCCGCTTATGAGTATCTGACCCAAACCCTGCAGGTGCCGCCAGCACAGATTATTCTCTACGGGCGATCGCTGGGGGGTGGGGTGGCCACAGAACTGGCCACTCAGGTTCCTGTTGCCGGACTCATCCTAGAAAGTACCTTTACCTCTGCGTTTCGGGTGGTGGTGCCCTTTCCCCTGTTTCCTTTTGATAAATTTACGAACCAAGCGAAGCTGTCGCAGGTGGCAGTGCCAGTGTTAATCCTGCACGGCAAAGCGGATGATGTGGTTCCCTTTCACCATGGTCAAGCCCTGTTTGCGACGGCTGCCGACCCTAAGTTCTCCCTGTGGGTGGCAGAGGCGGGTCACAATAACTTTAGTGCCGCTGCGGGCGATCGCCACCGCCATGCCCTGCAAGCCTTTGCCCAGTTTCTTAAGAACATGGCAGCCGCGCCGAGGGATTTATTTTCAGCTTAA